A stretch of DNA from Microbacterium sp. LWS13-1.2:
AGAGGTCGGGGATCAGCTCGGGGTCCGGGTTGCCCGTGCCCACGTCGCGGAGCACGCTGCCGGCCGCGAAGCCCTCCTGCGCCACGGGGGACAGGTCGGCGACGCGTGTGCCGCTGCGGCCGCGCGTGACGATCACGCCGGCCTGCGTGAGCTGCCGGTACGCGGCCACGACGGTGTTGCGGTTCACGCCCAGCTCGTCGGCGAGGGACCGCACCGGGGGCAGCGGGTCGCCGGGGAGCAGATCGCCCCGTTCGATGCGGGCGCGCACGCTCTCGGCGATCTCCGAGGCGGATCGCCCGCTGATGTCGAGGGTCATGTGCCGCCCCTGCTGGTCGCGCCGTCAGCCCACCGATCGGCGGGTGATCCCCATGCTATCTTTTGGCCTAGGCCAATACCCGCATTGTCCTCACTCGTTGCGCTCCAGCGCTCCACTCGAAGGGAAAGCTCGTGACCACCGACACGGGAACCGACCGCGTCAAGCGCGGCCTCGCCGAGATGCTCAAGGGCGGCGTCATCATGGACGTCGTCACCGTCGACCAGGCGAAGATCGCCGAGGACGCCGGTGCCGTCGCCGTCATGGCGCTCGAGCGCGTGCCGGCCGACATCCGCGCCCAGGGCGGCGTCTCGCGCATGAGCGACCCCGACATGATCGACGGCATCATCGACGCCGTCTCGATCCCGGTCATGGCGAAGGCGCGCATCGGCCACTTCGTCGAGGCGCAGGTGCTGCAGGAGCTCGGCGTCGACTACATCGACGAGTCCGAGGTGCTCTCGCCGGCCGACTACGTGAACCACATCGACAAGTGGAGCTTCACGGTCCCCTTCGTGTGCGGCGCCACCAACCTGGGCGAGGCGCTGCGGCGCATCAACGAGGGCGCCGCGATGATCCGCTCGAAGGGCGAGGCGGGCACCGGCGACGTGTCGGAGGCCACCAAGCACATCCGCACCATCTCCAGCGAGATCAACCGACTTACGTCGATGTCGAAGGACGAGCTGTACGTCGCCGCCAAGGAGCTGCAGGCGCCTTACGACCTGGTGGCGGAGATCGCCGAGACCGGCAAGCTGCCGGTCGTGCTGTTCGTCGCCGGCGGTGTCGCTACGCCTGCCGACGCTGCGATGATGATGCAGATGGGTGCGGACGGCGTGTTCGTCGGCTCGGGCATCTTCAAGTCGGGCAACCCCGCCCAGCGCGCGGCCGCCATCGTGAAGGCCACCACCTTCTACGACGACCCGAAGGTCATCGCCGACGTGTCGCGCGGCCTCGGCGAGGCGATGGTGGGCATCAACGTCTCCGACCTCCCCGCTCCGCACCGGCTCGCCGAGCGCGGCTGGTGACGACGCCGACTCCGCGGGTCGGCGTCCTCGCACTGCAGGGGGATGTCCGTGAGCACGTGCGCGTGCTCACGGGCCTCGGCGCCGAGGTGACGACGGTGCGCCGCCCGGCGGAGCTCGCCGCCATCGACGGGCTCGTGCTCCCCGGCGGCGAATCGAGCGTCATCGACAAGCTCTCCCGCGCGTTCGGCATGCGCGAGCCCGTGCGCGCGGCGATCGCGGCCCGCATGCCGGTCTACGGGACCTGCGCCGGCCTCATCCTGCTCGCCGACCGGATCACCGACGGCATCGTTGGCCAGCAGACCTTCGGCGGGCTCGACGTCACGGTGCGCCGGAACGCCTTCGGCAGCCAGGTCGACTCGTTCGAGGTCGACCTCGACGTGCCGGCCCTCGGCGAGCCACCGGTCCATGCGGTGTTCATCCGAGCGCCGCTGGTCGAGGAAGCCGGCGACGGCGTCGAGCGGCTCGCGGTGCTGGACGACGGGCGGGTCGTCGCAGTGCGCCAGGGCTCGCTGCTCGGGACCGCTTTCCATCCCGAGGTGACGGGCGAGCACCGCTTCCACGCGCTGTTCCTCGACATGGTGCGCGAGCGGCAGCGCTGACGACGTGGGGACGACACGTCGGGGTAGATTCTGACTCATGACGATCAACGACTGGTGGCGCGAGCATCCCGAGGAGCGCTACTGGATGATCGCCCCGTCGCGCGGCGTCGTCGGCGATGCGCTGTCAGCACCGAAGGCGGCGGACGAACGGCGATTCGAGTGGTCGCACGAGCTCGTCGGGTACACCGAGCCGGGCGACACGCTGTTCGTCTGGGACCGGACCCTTCCGGTGCCCGGCATCGCCGCGTGGGGGAGAGTGCTCGGTCCTCTCGGCGAGGAGACGCGAGCGCGTCGCGGCGACGACCTGCCTCATTGGCGGATGCCGATCAG
This window harbors:
- the pdxS gene encoding pyridoxal 5'-phosphate synthase lyase subunit PdxS, coding for MLKGGVIMDVVTVDQAKIAEDAGAVAVMALERVPADIRAQGGVSRMSDPDMIDGIIDAVSIPVMAKARIGHFVEAQVLQELGVDYIDESEVLSPADYVNHIDKWSFTVPFVCGATNLGEALRRINEGAAMIRSKGEAGTGDVSEATKHIRTISSEINRLTSMSKDELYVAAKELQAPYDLVAEIAETGKLPVVLFVAGGVATPADAAMMMQMGADGVFVGSGIFKSGNPAQRAAAIVKATTFYDDPKVIADVSRGLGEAMVGINVSDLPAPHRLAERGW
- the pdxT gene encoding pyridoxal 5'-phosphate synthase glutaminase subunit PdxT translates to MTTPTPRVGVLALQGDVREHVRVLTGLGAEVTTVRRPAELAAIDGLVLPGGESSVIDKLSRAFGMREPVRAAIAARMPVYGTCAGLILLADRITDGIVGQQTFGGLDVTVRRNAFGSQVDSFEVDLDVPALGEPPVHAVFIRAPLVEEAGDGVERLAVLDDGRVVAVRQGSLLGTAFHPEVTGEHRFHALFLDMVRERQR